One Marasmius oreades isolate 03SP1 chromosome 7, whole genome shotgun sequence genomic window, CGTTTCTCGACTTCATGTGGTTGACATACGTTCTTTATGAGCTTCTACACACGTTGGACCAGAGAGCAATATATAAGGAGTTCAGTGGTCTCCCATCGTTACCCGAAGCCGCTCAACATGAAGACTGCTGCGATTCTCTCCTTCGTTGCACTGTTTGCACTCGGCCAAAGCCAAAGAATCGTCCTCACCAACGATGACGGGTGGGCAGTTACAATGATTCGTGCTCAGTACGACGCGCTCAAGGCTTCCGGGTTTTCTGTAAGTGGGAGTGAACACAGTGTCTACCGTGGATCAGTAAACTCAAAAATTACTCCTAGACTGTTCTTTCAGCACCAGCGGAAAACCAGTCTGGCAAAGGGTCATCATCTGCCCCTCCAACTGCTTTGGAACAACCATGTCAATTCGACACCTGTCCCGTCGGCTCTCCACCCGAAGGGTCGGAACCAGATGATCGTGAGTTTGGCGTCGATATCTTCATTACTCTTTTGATTCGAAACCAGCTTGAAACTAGCCAACATCAATTATGTGAATTCGTTCCCTGTCGACGCTGCCCGATTCGGTATTCAAACACTCTCCTCGCAACTTCTGGGAGACGCACCCGACTTTGTCGTGAGCGGTCCAAATATCGGAAGTGAGGCGAAAATCCCAGCTTTATGTGAACACAGATATCTGATACAAAAGAACTTTTTCCAGATAACTTATTCTCACTTGGAGGATCTGGAACAGTGTAAGCCACTCCACTCTCGTTACTTTCGAGTGGCTTACATTCCCCTCAGTGGCGCAGCAAGCGAGGCAGCTCTTGAGGGTATTCCCTCTACCGCGTTCTCGGCAGGCTCATCGGTCCAGTCGGTTTCCTACACTACTCTGACGACCGATCCAGATTCGGACGGGTCAAAGGCTGCACGAGTTTATGCAGAACTCACCGTCAAATTCACCAACGCTCTGCTAGCGGGTCCAAAACCAATTCTTCCCCCGAACATCAGTGTCAACGTGAACTACCCTCCAGTTACAGACTCTTGTGCAACTGCGTCCGACTTCAAGTTCGTATTGACGAGAGTTACGCCGGACTTTAAGGGCGACGACGTCAAACAATGTGGAGTAACACTGCTTCCCGACGAGACCAGTGTCATCGTTGCGGACACTCTGCTTTCATACTGTTTCGTCACTGTCAGTGTGATAGATGCTCGTATCAAgaaggatgtggatgctgcTACGCAGCAGGTTGTTCGCGATAGGCTGTCGAGTTTTCTTTCGTGTTTGATTCAGATATAAGGTTTCTGACACTCGGACAGCGATGAATTTGTCGTTGGATTTTCAAACCAGAATAAATATAATTTTAAACTTGTGCCAGAACAAAACGTTAGCACTCACTCTCCAATTGCTTTTCATTTGCCTCCGTCATTGTCACCCTAAAGTCATTTTCGGTTCGAACGGGACCTGCCCTAACATGAACAATATACAACGTAATAaccgtcttcttccctccagcTTTCCATTCTGATAGCATGCGGGGATGACGTTCAAGAGCTTCCTCAGATAATGAGAGACgagaagttttgtaggggaaAATAAATGACTAAGGAGTCTGGTACTTGATAGATTAAAGGTGAACCGATCCCTGTCGAGCGTCCAAATTCTAATTATCGGGACTGGCTGGTGCGGTCCACACAAAGTTCTTCATCTGTAGTTTGTGTTGGCTCTATTCATAGGTTTCACCTCATCGTTGCTCAATGATGTGTTGAGGAATCTGGGACCGCACTGTATCAGTGCATGTGCGTGCTCGGTTTACTGGAAAATACAGTTGGTTGGGCTCGACCCGCGATCTCATGCGAATCACCTTCGTTAGTTATCGCGGCCTTACTCATTTTCGTTGGCTCCGGATCCTCGACGTCCAGGCTACGAAGTGCGTTGACATTGTCGATCACATTTTTTTAATTCGATTTCACTGTCAGTCCGGCTCACCAATCGCCCTCAGTACCCCCGAAGACCACATTACACTATAATTGACTGCGATTTTCACGCTGGACCCAGTTTTGTCTAGTACTATCCAAAGTTCAAAAGGCTTTCATCACAAGTCTAAGCGCGGCTTGCCAGTCACCCACCGGAACTCTCGTCAAGACCACGTCCTTCGACGAGGCCTGGTATCTCCGCTCTACCGCTCTACGAAGATGCGGATTGGTACAACCACGGCGCTCGCATCCCGGTAACATCGGTGAAGACTCTGGCTCTCTGGAAATGGAGTCCACGACAAGTCTCAAAGGGCTAGGTGAGATTCAAGTTACTACACGCTTTCTAGTTCCGTCCTCGAACCCTTCCTGCCTGGCATGACAGTATGGATGGGAGGCTGTTAAAGGATGAGCAAAAACAAGGCAGATGCAGTGATCATCGATCACCACCCACGCATAACTCGGAAGTACGAGCACACCGCAGATTAAATTACGATTCGGTGGCGCCTTGCTCAGGAGCCGGAATCACATAGTTCACCTTCCGCGCCCTACCTGACTTTCCATGACTCGGAACTGCCGACCAATCATGCAGGAACCGAGAGGAATCGAAACCGTTTAAAAACCGCGAGAGTGCATCTGGATATCGTCAGTAAAAAGACACATTCACCTATACTACCTACTTCTCAGCGTTCCAAGTTATGACCCATTCGAAACCCATCCTCTACTATGACATAGCCTCAGGACCCCCAGTCCGTCCCTTCGCTCCCAACCCATGGAAAGTGCGGTACGTATCCTCCCATCCCTCATGAGCCCTAGCAAACCAGCTCATTCTTGAGTCCTGGCAGATACGCACTCAACCTAAAACGCGTTCCCTACCACACCGAATGGGTGGAACTCCCCGACGTCACCACCGTCCGTAAACGTCTCAACGCCGCACCCGTCCGAAAATTCGCAGACGGGTCCGACTTTCACACACTTCCCGTCATCCACGACCAAGGACACGAAGTCGTCGTCGGGGATTCATTCGATATCGCAGTATATCTAGACCAGACGTATCCCGAATCCGGGGATAGACTCTTCCCCCAGGCAAGCTCTGGAACAGCGTTATACGTGGCATTCAACAAATTTGTGGACGATTTTTTCTCGAGGTTTTGTATATTGTGCTCTCGTGGTCTTCCATTCAACCCGGAGACGGCGGACGAGTCGAAGGCGGAATTTTGTCGAAGGGCTGGTGTGGAGCGGTGGGAGCAGCTTGGGATTGAAGGAGAGGAGAGGATAAAGATGGTTGAAGAATTCAAGGTTGCGCTCGACGAGCTGGCGAGGGTGTACAAGCACAGGCCGGCCGGAGAAGGGCCGTGGTTGGAGGGTGGAAGCTCGCCGACGTATGCGGACTTGATTGTGGGTGGGTGGTTAGCGATGATGAAGAATACGCTGAGCGAATGGGAGGACATGAAGACGTGGCATGAGGGTTTGTGGGGCAGGATTGATTCCGAACTTGAGAGATTCGCGCAGGTTCATTAGAATACATAGACTTTGCAAGAATTTCTTCGGTTTCCCAAAAGATATGTCTATAGGGTGACAGACACGGTCGACTACTGTGCTCGATCTGTCAGTGGCCCGGAAATCCTCTTCGAAATGTGTCACTTATACTGGCCTCCAAGCCAAGGCTAGGTACTGCGATATTCACGAAGCGGAAGAGAGAGCCGTTTCGATCAAGTGACATCGGCCCGGCTCCTCGGGGTTCCCCGCGCACTACCACTATACAGGATATAGACGGAAGTGAACAAGTACAACAACCCAGTTGGCTGAAGTAGGTACCTCACGCCGCTGACACAATGAACACACCGTCACCTCGCAGACCATTTTCCATAGCCCCAGCCCTCTGTGAAAAATCCCCACACTCTCCGAGCGGCCATATAAAAAAGACACCGCGCCGTGCTAGATTTCGTCGACTCGCTGGACATGCCAGGGGTGTACATTCGCCCCGAAGACTTTCAGTAGCATCCAGGTCAATTGAATGGGGGAGAGCACTGGAAGGAGGATGTCTTGTCGAATACTGCCATGAACGAGCACCTTGAGGATGGTTTAGAGAAGCTCTAAAGCTAGCAAAACGGTATTATTTTCGTTTCCGCTTCAGGATATCGTTCTCTAATCGAGCGAGAAATGCATCCGCTTCATTGGGAACCTCCCCAACAGTCGTTTCTTTGCACTTGATCTTTTGCTTCTCCTCCCTAGATTTTGGTGCTGCTTCTAATGCTGCGAAAGGGTCGGTTGCAGTCGCCACAAACACTTCCGGTCGTTGAGCTTCGGCCTTGTGCTGCGAAAAGTCGTCTGTAGGCTTTACTTTCCTCCGCTTGGCTTCCACCATCTTTCTCCTTTCCTCAAtttctctcttcctcttttccATTGCTCTACTTTTCACGATCCCTGTTTGTGCTTCTCCGACCAGCCCTTCTACTTCCCCTGGTCTCAAATCAACAGCCCCGGCATCCGCACGAGCCTGTTCAGTTTCCTTTCTCGTCGTCTTCAGTTCTTCCATTTGAGCCCGCCTAGTTTCTTCGTCGGCGGAAAAATTATAGAAGCCAGCCCCGGTCGTCCGAACCTCTTTGGTATGGTCATAGTGAATATTCAGTGGGTTATTCGATTCTGCATGCTCCTTCTCTATCTGTGCAACGCGATCGGCATCTGGCATGTATATAGGAAAATGATTGACAGGATTCCCTAacgaagagagagaaagaatgaagaatcAGATCAGCACACAATAGTACACGAGAGAGGGGTCTCACTGATTACAATATCCCTGCACGCGTCGAACCTCTGAGGTCAGTAGAGGTAAAAGATACTTGACAAGGGAACACTgactcgtcgtcatcatcgttgtcctctcccttctccttcaagaaCTCGCGCGGTACCTCGGATTTGAGAGCAGTCCTTACACGACCAAACTCGTCTTCGTATTCGACTATTTCATCCTATGGGAAATGCAAGATATAAGGTTGAACAATAGAAAAAATTGAAGGCAGGCCTACATCTGCATCCATTGGAGGTTGAGGAACATGCAAAGACTCGTCTACATCGTCGCTGTCTGATTCAAACCTATCGGGCATGTCTTTGGATTCAAACTGGATACAGATTAATGAAATTCAGCGACAGTAGTAGAGAGCACGTACATCTACCAAAAGAGACTTGTATTGTTTTTCAGACAATCCCCCGGATTTCCCTTTCCTGAGTTTGTCATATATCTTCGCCTTTCTTTCCAATTTCGCCTTTGCAGATTCGAGCGTCGGTTTGCTGATAGCCTCCAACTCCAAATCTCGCGCATGTCGTTCGTTGACCCCCTTGTTGGCTCTTGACCATATAGTGGGTTTCTATGTTTTTAGATTGTGGAAAGCAAGATCAATATCAATTCGTATTACATGAACGAAGACAAACCTTGTTAGGTCGAGATACGCCTCCAACAATTGCGGTACTTTTACCAGCTGCTTTATTTCTTGCAAGTTCTTCTTCCCACTTGGATGTTTCCGCCTTGAGATCAAAGAATGAAGTTGCACTGATACCTTTGGCCTTGGCCTTACTGTTGTGTGACATGGAAAGGACAGACAAAGGGTGTTGAGCGCCAAGTTCTACTACGCGCACGCGCGCCTCCGAGGCCCATGGCCAGTTTATTCACAGTAACATATCCAAATCCTCTCAACTCAGACTTTGGACGATAGCTACCGTTAGATGGCGTCCTTTAAAGTACGACATCAAAGTCGAATCAGTGCCCTAGTAGGCCTCTAATCTTTGACAGAAACGAAGGAGCGATGGGTTTTATCTCTAAGCGATCCTCGAGCCCAATCAGTTGATTATCACACATACTATCGAAGCCATGAAGACCTTGCACTGTACGGAAGACTTTGTTCAGATTGTTCCTCTTACTTGCTCAAACGACCACCAGACATATCCATAACGGCGGACGTGCAACTGGGATCGATTAGCTTTGGACAACATCCACaaggcttgaagcttgaagcttgagatCTGGCCTATACCTTTGACTTGACATTTGGTGGTTGTCTCTCCTTTTACCACTCGCTGAGAGTATCGATAAACCACCGATCCTCCTGCGAATCACCTCGAACCATCTGCATCATCCGCCATTCGTGAACCAGCGCCTGTCGTCTAGTTCACTTGTTGATGTCCTCGAGTTCTACTTTTTGTACGTCCGGTCCCACACGGTGCACAGGTGCAATACGTGCGCGTCCCCGACGCCTCTACAACTTGAGTTTCCGGTTTGTTTGCAGCTGTACAAGAACTAAACCACCCCAATCGGTGCCCCTTTTAACGAGAGAACATTGGCCTCAAACTGCTATCGCGAATGCCCGGACATTGACGTTCGCTCTCATGGGCCTTGGTCCTGTTCGAATATGCGTTGGCGTGGTTTCACTCGACCAACTGGCGGAACCTTCGCTTTCTAATCGAGCCGTGGCTGTCGACCCACTTGCTTCGAGATGTGAAGAGGAGAGAAAAATCGAAAGGACCTATTCTCAAATCACCGATATGGGGATTCGTTATTCGTGCCATTGAAGGACGCTAAAACAATTGTCAAGGAACGGACTTCTGGTACTGGCTGCACCGCCATCTTGGAGGTACTGTGAACAAAGAAACACGCGACGCGCTACTGAATTTGTTTGTTCCAGGTGTATAGGGATACCCAAGTAGTGCCTTGACGTTGTCATAACATAGCCGTTTGATCTGTTTGGTTGGAGTCCGTGCCACGGACAGCCTCAGCTCCCATTCACCGGAGGAAACGCTTACGACAAGAATGATTTTGGCCGGTGCCCTGCACGAGCCGTGTTTCCAAGGGCATTCGATCTTCTCGATAAGTCCGACTTTTCGAAATTCGACCTCAACAGGCATGTTCATTCTGAAAATCTAGTGATGCTTTTGGACAAGTTGGCGTCGCAGTCTCGTGAGGCTGCAGAAATGTATCGTGTGTCTAACAAAGAGGGGGGGAAGTTGTTTTCAACCGTTGGGATAGGGTCCGATGATTCAGACTCTCTCCTGAATGCACAGTACTAGGCAAATTGGCAAAGGCCCCCGCAATGTATTGAGATCCTCAACCTGCGAGTGTATTCAGCGTCTTCCATGGTAATCTGCaatagtaaaatcaaagaAGCTTTTCTCGGCACTGATAGAGTTGAAGTCTGGAGCTAAGTCTGTTACCGATATGATCGAATAGGGAGGTTACCGTGCACACTAAACACCTAGATTTGCGGTAAGTAAATCGTTAATTATTCTATTCGAGGTTTCTTATCGACAACGCCATTGACACCATCCGCGGCTCTATGCGTCGATGAATCGTCTGCCGGATGTTGTCGTCTCCCACTTGTTGAAGCTGTGTTTTCTGGCCCCTCTTGAACGCTCAGCTCATAACCCTCCGTCAGGCTTTGAGCAACGGTATCTCCCACTAAACGCCGTAGTTCAGCTTCAATTCGATCCTGCGGTACACCCTGCTCCGCGAGCGTTTGAATGGATGACAATAGTTCGGAGGTTAGGTGCTCTGACGCGATGTTCTGAGCATACTGGGACATCTGGATTTCACTTTGGGATTGCATGTTTGTGATATGGTCGGATGCAGGTCGATGAGATGGGTGGGATTCCAGGAATGAGGATATTTGAGGAAAGTCTTCAGATAAATGGGTTATAGGCTAAACAAGAGTAGGGATATCTGTAAGAAAAGTCTGTAGACGAGAAGTAATCACACACTGAAATCCGTTCGTGGTTGACTAGGTTTATGGTTGCCCCATGATCGACAAGGAAGCGCGCGGTCACGATATTTTCGACCGTGTATAGAGGTGTATCTCCATCTGAATCTGTGATGTTGACATCGCCGCCTGGACGATGCTGTGAGTGCCTTGGAAACAGTAAAGAAAAGACGCGAATAATGAACCTTTTGAGATGAGGTATTCAAGGACATGTAGATGTCCATAGGATGCTGCTGCATGCCTGTTTGTGAAGTGAGAAGAAAACTGCTGAAAGGGCGCATATATAATTACATAGGCGTATATGTAAATGAATCAGGAGCGTTCGGGGAGATTGCTGTTCGAACATATTGTTTGCTGCGATATTCGGGGTGGGAAGAAGTCAAGACTTGCATTGCTCTTCGATTAGAATCTAGAAAGAAGGGGAACTGAGATGAGTGGGAAGACGAGACAGAAGGCATTCAAAACCTTGACGCGTTCAAGGTCGCCGTCGCCAGCTGCAACCCAGATATTTTTGTTggacatgatggtggttaGTTGTCAAGATTGGGTTTCAGGCTGTGACTGGAAGTTGCTAACGATACCCATGACTGATGCCAAATTTCTGAGTCTCTGATACATGGGTCCTCTCCTTTTCTTCGACCACCACGTCCTTCATGACTGAGCAAGAGAGTGGCCAGCTTCCCGAAGTTGGTCATCAGAGATGCTGTAAGTGCTTGACTCCAAAAACGATTAGGGTTATCATTCATAGCTCACTTTCCTTCCAGATTGGGCTTTACTTTCTGACCGACTCGAATTCATTTATTTTGATCCTGTTCTTCAGTACCATCTTCAAGCACAGGCTGGGATTTTATATGGTCGAAGCTTACTTTCTTTTGTACACCCGGACGAGAGAGAGACGGCTGAATATGACCTGGGTGGTGTGTTGCGGGAGCATTCTTTGCATGGCAGTATTACCCGGTGTGTTTCTTCTCATGTTCATTATTTCTATATCTATGTACTTAAGCACGTTCAAAGTGTCCGGTTCTTTAGGCTGTCTAAGGTCCGCCAACAGCTGGGCTTCTCGGGACCCTCTGTACCTCTATTTCCCTCTGCAGAAAGAGTCGTGTTAGACGGACAATTTATGGCGGTCGACATTACGATCAACTGGGTAGCCGAAGGCCTTGTCCTTTGCTTTATCCATGCGTCCGTCGATATCGATCCTGTTGCTGACAATAATCACGCCGTAAAATCCCCTTGGACAAATTGGTGTGGAACACCAGTCATGCCAACAGAGCAAATAGCATTGTTGTTCGAACGGCTTCTCTGTGCAGTCCCGGAGATATCACCCGGACGGAAGTttcaaattctttctaatAAACCCGGTAGGCCTCTGTTCATGTCGTGGCCTCCCGGAGCTCCAGAGGAGAATGCGAATTGTCGAGCTCTTGTGGATAAGATCGACTTTGGACAAGGTCCGAGCGGCGAAAGCAGCCCTTATTGCTCCAATCCTGAGGCTAAGACGAACTGTACACGGCGATTTCTTTCGAGGGGAGAGGTAGAAGCAGGAATTGAGTCGGAGAGCGTTTTCATCCCACATGGTAAGTGCATGGCCGTGGTCACCTGCATATAGGGGCTTCCGCAACGTTGTTTCTTGCCACCACTGTGTCTCGCTCTGTCTCGTCTTCATTCCTGTCCTGGCTGACGTACTCTCTATTGACTGGTGTTGTTTTTAGGGTGTGTGATTTTCGCGTGCCACAAACTCAGTCCATTTCCTTCATCAGCTCCTTCCTCTGCCTCTGACCGCAAGGCCAGCTCTGGTTCTTCTCTGTCTACCCACACCACATCCACGCCAGCCATCCCTCTCGCGAGTATGGGCTACAACAATTCCTCCGCATCCTCTTACCCTTTGCCTTCGCATCAATCGAGTCAATCGACCTTCTACGATCACCACCATTACTCTCTTCCACCATTGCAATCGACAACATTACCGTCTTCTCCCACCAGTTACTCCTATCAGCCTTCCCAGCATCATCATGGTTCATTGACTGCTCCTTACTCCCACTATTCCGGAAGCTCATGGAATACACAACCCACGCATCCTTCAATTCAAAGTCTTCGCAGTAGCAGCTACTGGAGCCATGGCTCTGGATATGAAAACGGCCAAGGCGGGCCTCCCCAACTTTCGCTCAACGGTGGACCTCCCCAACCTCACGATAACTACAAGCCCCTTTCTCCTGCCGGTTATTCGTCCTACTCGCCCACCACGCCGAGCAGTGCAGGTACCGGTATAAACGAGGACCACCCTTCTCCCACTTCCGCTTCCTCCAACAGCGTGGATGTCGTCCCACCGCCTCGGCGAAGGGTTTCACCGACTTCTCGTGAGTTTGGAGGAAATGGGTCTAGCAAGGAGGGTAAAAGCCATGGAAACAGACCCGCTGGTGTACCGCGGTGTAGCAGCTGTAAGGCGACCACGAGCCCGGAATGGAGAAAAGGACCAAGTGGCAAGAAAGAGTTGTGTAATGCGTGAGTTCACTGACACCATGCTTTATCGATTCATGGCACTGACATATATGTTCAAGATGTGGGTTGCGATACGCTCGTTCTCGTGCTAAGAAAGAGGGACATGTTCCTTCTTCTGCCCGCCGACGAAAGGATAAAATTCTGAAGCCGAGAGATTCTACCACTCCGCCTGTTTCTCTTTCTGCACCTCCTGGCTCAACCATGTCGACCTATTCTCATTCATCGGTCGGCCCCTATCAGCCGTCATCCACCCCCCCGTACGGTTCCGGCGGCTCATTGCGCCGAGCATACCCCCATAATAATAGCTACGATGATGGCTTTTCTTCAGGCTCCGGTAGTGACATTTACGCCCATCGTAGCAGTTTAGGCACACCTTCACCATCACCTCCTGCTGGAGGCGCTACTGGTAGCTTTGTGGCTTATCAATCTGGTCATCACTCCGACCACAACGTCCATGGCACAGCAGCAAGAGCGTACTACGCCTCGTCCATTCCATCACCCTTGGCCGCTGTGCCTCCCACGACGATGTCGTCACAATCATTCGACAATGAGCGCGATGACTCAGTAGTAGTCAAACGGGAGACTCTACCAACCCCTGTCAGTGTTGAGAGACAGTATTACGGGACGAGCGCCGCACGAGAGCCTCGGAATGCTGACTATTCTCGATACGATGTAGTTGAGGGACGTGACGGACGAGATTACAACAGAGACTTTGAACGAGAAAATAAAGGACGAGGACTCGTCACTGGTTGAAGCGTCTTGTTTGGCTGTCAGGACTTGTTGCAGCTTGCATGAAGGCTTCTATTCGTTCTCCTTCTTGACGTCAATTGAGGAGCGTTCACCCTCATGCCTTTGTCATAAACGGAAGGTTCACTGCATTGACTTTTGGCCGCAGCTTCTCACCAGATCACGTTCACATCAAAGCCCATTATGCCTTCTTCGACCCTCTAAATCCCTACTTTCCTTCCGTTAATATTGGTTATCTTCATATTCTAAGTCTCGTTCTAAAGGAACACTAACCTACCTTACGTGTACATTCTGTCAGTAGATATCCATCACGACTCTCATTTGAAGTCTAAAGTATATTATTTCCCTCTCTTTACTTCATAGTGACTCTGGTATCCCTGTTGTAGCTCTTCTCTTCAGTTCTCTCTCcgtcttttttttcttggcTGAACCACTTA contains:
- a CDS encoding uncharacterized protein (BUSCO:EOG09265313); translated protein: MSNKNIWVAAGDGDLERVKILIEEQSISPNAPDSFTYTPMHAAASYGHLHVLEYLISKGGDVNITDSDGDTPLYTVENIVTARFLVDHGATINLVNHERISPITHLSEDFPQISSFLESHPSHRPASDHITNMQSQSEIQMSQYAQNIASEHLTSELLSSIQTLAEQGVPQDRIEAELRRLVGDTVAQSLTEGYELSVQEGPENTASTSGRRQHPADDSSTHRAADGVNGVVDKKPRIE
- a CDS encoding uncharacterized protein (BUSCO:EOG09265313); amino-acid sequence: MQVLTSSHPEYRSKQYVRTAISPNAPDSFTYTPMHAAASYGHLHVLEYLISKGGDVNITDSDGDTPLYTVENIVTARFLVDHGATINLVNHERISPITHLSEDFPQISSFLESHPSHRPASDHITNMQSQSEIQMSQYAQNIASEHLTSELLSSIQTLAEQGVPQDRIEAELRRLVGDTVAQSLTEGYELSVQEGPENTASTSGRRQHPADDSSTHRAADGVNGVVDKKPRIE